CACATTCGCTCTAAGGAACAAACATGCATGATCTGATTAATTACTTTCTAGATGGGAAGAGGAGTTTATGCAGCTTGGTAGGGGCATACGCCAACAAAAAGACTGCAGCAAATTAAAATACAGGTTTCAATTATTTTTCTCATTGTATACAACACCCCGCTATTTTCAAAAGGGAGTGTACACAAAACTTTACGAACATTAGAGCTGGAACTGCTGTCCTTTGCTCTTGTATTTACCACTTGTCAGTTTTGAAATTTTAAATGGATAGAGATAAGATTTACTGTAGTTATTATCTGCTCCATATTTGGCCCATTCCAAACCTTAGGTCCAACATCATTGACTAGGACAAGGACCAAATTACATGACTTGTATACATATCCTATAAGAGAAGTGACATACTGAAAAAAAAAGGAATCTGCTTTCGCCATTTTCGTAAAATGTATTAACTGATTAAGCAAAAGGATACAAGAAATCTACATATCCTATAAGAGAAGTGGCATACCGAAAGGTTGATGGTTAATTTATGGATCTTACCATATTACTTCTGCACAGTCAATCGATCATATAAAACATTACCACACGCCCACTGGACAATTTCTATTTTTCCACAATATGAATAGATTAAAGTCCAGCCCAGATCATGTCCTCTCAGTCAATGTCTAAAACTGCACAAACCAGACTGTGTCAGTGGAGAAGAGAGGTGATTTCTGCACGCTGTTCAGTAAGCGTCTTGCAGCTTCTGTTGCTTAGGATAATGTCCGCAAATTCCGTCCGGAGGACCTCAACCTCAGAATCATCTGTTTCCTCCAGTTCTGGAGAAGAAAGGCACATATTACATAAATCATCTACAGAGCTAGTCCGATGACATTCTTTTGGGCCATTCAAGCCAGTTCTTTCAGTGGTGTTTGCAAAAATTTCCTTGATAGCATTGCACCAAATTGGTTGAGCTGCCTCAAGAAATCTAAAAAATGCCAAGACCGGAAGATCAACACTTCCTATATCAGGTTCTTCCTTGTCATCTCTTCCATGGTAATCTGATCCACCAAGCTTCAGAAGCTCATAAGTATCAGCCAGATCACTCAATCCTGTTTTAGAAATATTCAGCAGTTAATTGCATTGAAGTTCAGATACATTAGACATTTTCTTCTCAACAAAGGGATACAATAGACATGTACGTTAGATGCATCATTAGTATCTGCATAAATTGGCAACATGAAGTATCACTTGTTATGACTGCAAAGTGATCATGCTGTTCATACCAGATAGCTTCCCATCGCTTCGATAGACCTCAATAGCATGCAGACCAGCAGCTTTCAAATCCTTTATCACAGGAGCAGGATTTTTCAATGCCCACGGATGAGCCAAAACAGCTATGCCCCCGGTTCTACATATTAGCTGCACAACAGATTCCCCAGCTGGCTCACTACCACTACAATGAACAGCAGAAATCCACATCAGTACATAGTAACTACTCTGcatctggtgcaaaatgaagCAAAAAACATGCATGACCATGATCCAAAATGTATACTTACATAGCATAAGCGGGCCCTCCATCGTACAAGTACCTGCTGAAAGCTTGCCTCAGATTATCAACATATCCAGCTTCAACCATGGCACGCGCCACGTGGACCCGCCCTGGAGCCACTCCATTCCCTGCTATATTAGACACATCTTCAAAGTTCAATGCCATGCCGAGGCTCCTAAGTTTCGATAGCATCTCCTTGGCACGTGTATAGCGGCCCTCCCTGATGCTAGATAGAACCTTCTCCAGTTCCTGAGATTTAGCAGGCCCCCAACTACCGAAGTATGCAAGAACATGAACAGGTTCATTGGCTCCTGATCCATTACTTTCAGAACAATTAACAACTTTGAGAATTAACCACTTCTGTGCGATCAAAACATGTTACAAATTTTAGGGTGGAGAAGAGAGTTACCTAGGTGAATAAACGGCGCTTATCTCAACAGCAGGAATGATCCTGATGGAAAATTCCTTTGCAGTCTCCATCGCCTCCGCAACACCCGCCATGGTGTCATGATCAGTCAGTGCGAGCACTTTCACCTGTGCTGGTCACCAGGTAACAGAGTTAGCCTAGGAATGTGCTAGGCATTTGCATTCAGAAACAGCTTATAAACAGATGATTGTTGATGCAGAAAGCCACTCCTTGATTGATTTCTGGCAGGTGGTTATCCCAATGCAGTTCATTATACTATATGGCATGGAAATAGCCATGTGGCCCTTTTATAGAAGTAACACGAAAagaaaatactccctccgttcctttttACAGCGCGTACAAGATTTGTTTGAAGTCAAACCATGCAATATGTGACCAAAATTATATATATTAAAAGTATCAACATCCGCCGTACGAAAGttatatagtactccctccgtcccgaattACTTATCGCagacatccatttctgcgacacgtaattcaggacggagggagtactctcTAAGTTATACAATGACAATTAATATGAATCCGAGGAAGTATGATTTTCTTGATGCATCTAATGATATTGATTAaatattgtgaatgttgatatttCTTTtttataaagttggtcaaactttacaaagtttgacttcaatAAATTGTATATGCAGGCTTAAAAAACAGAGAGTGCCACATCAAAGCGCAGCTAGACTAACACAAGTAGTAGCGGAGGTGTTTAGCAGCGAACGAGGATGAGATCGAACATGTCATCGGCTATTACTAGGGAACTGAAGAACTTTGCATTTACGCTTGTAAAAAGATGGAGGCATGTCGTAGTTGTTTCGTCGCGAACGTCTCTGCAGTTGGTGACAGGCGGGAAAGAAGGCTTACCCCGTTGCGGTGCGCGCGCTCCACGAGCGCCGCGGGCGAGAGCGAGCCGTCGCTGCGCGCCGAGTGCGCATGCAGTTCCACCGCCACGCGCGGCCGCCGCCTTCCCGCCGGCAACAGGTGCCCACCACAGTCCGCCGCATCGTCGTCGCCCGCCTCGCCGCGGCGGGCCCAGAGGAGCACGGACCTCAGCGCGGCCAGCTCCTCCTCGCTCGGCGCCCTCcgccgcttcttcttcttcttcttgttcctgGCCCGCGCCTTCTTCTGCTGCTCCCGATCGTCTGCGTCCGGTGGCGCGGCATTGGCCGCTGCAGAGGCGGCCATGAccatctcctcctcctcggtcgtagcggcGGGGCGCGTCGTCGTCATGTGACCCGTCGCAAGCTAGCTGCAGGCTGTGGGCGTGCGCAGCGCAGTAAAAAGGGGTAGGGCGTGGGAAAGGCGTCGGCAGGGACTTTTAAGACGAGCGGTCGCCCATCAGCGACAGGACAGGGAAGAAGTGTCTGCTGAGGCGCGCTCTCGGGAGGAGGGGCCGCCGCGCGCTCGTGTCGTGTGCCGGTCGTCTCGGCCCCTGCACCGCCCATCACCCTGCTCTGTGGATCATCGATGCTGCGCCTGTGCAATCCTTTTTCTTTATCTAACGCCCTGGTTTTTTAGGgactaagggcatctccaacgccgaccTATAAACCTTCCGGACCAAAACGCGGAAGCCATTCGATCAGAAGGTGCTTCAGGAATCTGCCATTCTCCAACTCATTAGGCAGGACATCCTACAGCCGGCCCTTTCTGTCCATTGGCTTTCAGATGTGGAAAACAGCCCAGAACCCGAACCTGATTGATTTTCTCTTTTCCAAACCTGGTGGAGGGCACCTAAAAACCTGGTCTGTAATCTGACATTTGTAGCACTTTTTCACTCCTCCTTAATATATCGGCAGTACAGTCTGCCAGTTcctcaaaaaaaagaaaaacgcGGAAGCCATTCAAGGTAACCTTGTATCGGTTTGTGGAGCGGTCCGGACACGATTTTTTCATAAACCGAAGACAAAAGTGAGGAGTTTTGCGAAAGTTTGGACCGATCCCAAGTTCGTTTTTGAACGCCCTGGACCACAAAAAAGCCCTCATCCTTCCCGCGCGTTTTCGGTCAACGCCGCTCCAGAGTGCCGGCGCCCGCATTCATACCCGCCCAGAGCGGAAGCGGCCGCTCACTGGCgtcggcattgaagcggcgcgccggccgagagagtgCCGCCCGTGCTGCTTCCTGTTCCACGCGACCGCCACACGTTCAAACGACACGACAGTCGCCCGTCCGTCCGTCTGCCGCCCGCATTGATGGCGCGCGGTTGGCGAGGCGTCTCCTCCGCGCCACACGTTCGTTCGTCTACCGTCCACGGGTGCTATTTAAACCGTTGCCCCGGTGCCCCTGATATAGCCACACTCATCCCTCTCCACACCACTCCCTGTCATGAATCCCTCcgatgtcggcgttctgggaaccagggtacccagacttgcctgcctgcggcccatcgCGTGGCTCCATtgacggcctggtacgacccatcttcggCACCAACAATACAAGACCCTCGCgaagggccaagcctcgcgaggcggacgacgccaagacctccagaaggagcggACTCCTTAGGTTGGCTCCTGAGGAGTGGAGATTTCTACGCAAGCCCTCACCTCGTGGGGTTTGGATGACGCAAGCCAtaacgaccaaggccaggcgggcacagtacaacaggtttcctctttggtgctaaagaggcaagcgcaggcgcggagtcccgaggcatcaaccaaaggtttccatttccatgctacaagaccaagaccgccaggacggcaggacggaggtcatcgccgtgcccaccacggcgtcacgaccagaagctttgcacgcgaagaccacctttcgtcaggataagacgtactagttgtctcccttcgaatttgaccgttatgggatcccttcccgccttcatttgggaagaggaccaaggccactataagtatAGCCTAGCCACCATCGTAGAGAGGGGCGGATCTGGACTCATTCCATCCTCACCCTCACCAGCTCACccaaacacaagaacacacctcctgcgGTTGTTCTTCCCacatactagttcatcctcagcccaccttgaggctaatccaccacaaagcaggagtagggttttacaccacaaggtggcccgaacctgagtaaactgttgtgtcccgtttccttccagttcatcgagctaggccgtgggatcgacgagttggcagactggggaggttgagttcttcgcacgcaccccagagttcggaTCTATCTTGGGTccgcggagccctgaatccgacatccGCGGCCAAAGCTCTCTAGGATGGGCCGACGCCGGAGCAGAAGCATGCCATGGCCGCCATTGCACCGACTGGCAGGCCGGCAGGCAGCCAGAGGACGTGCGGATGGAGGACGCCTCCTCCGACGAGCCAGCGccatcctcctcttcctccgcggcatcctcctcttcctccacggCACCCTCCTCCTCCGCTTTGCTCTCATCAGTGCATTGCACCCTGACTATCGGTGAGGCCCGTGCCCATTATATAGAcatggtgcgggaggagcaggaggcgcaGGACGACGCCAACTAAAACCACAGCCTTCTCTAGGAGCATATGCAGGCGGAGGAACAGGTCGCCGCCGGTAGGACGGTCACGCCGGACGCGGACTTGGCGGAGCAGGAGGCGTTGCTCGACTcctaccgctccgcccgcaagatCCGCCTCGCCCGGTGGCGGAGGTAGCGACCGCCGGTAAGGAGAGGGAGGACAACACGGGTGAGGCATTGTTCGGCGACACCGATGAGGAGGAGGCCGCGCCACGACCACGAAGAAGCCAACACGTCCGCGGGCGccgccggcagcgaggaagagtagtgtAGGGTAGGTCATTGTCGCTCGGGTCCCAAGAAGGCCACAGCTCCTCCCCTCctgtcgacgccaagcttggtgggctCAGCATCAACGGCCAATTAGTCGCTTGGCGACGACGTCGAGGCGGACAGCTTCACTTCCCGGGGCTCCGGAGGTGGAGGTCATATAGGCGGAGCTGGAAAAGGCGGAGCTGGAAAAGGTGAAGCTTCCGTTCTCTTGGTTCATGGTCGGAGACGGGAACCGGACGCCGGCGATCATTTAGATTAGCCTGCCTAGGACCGTTTTCATGTATTTGTAATGAAAttcatcatgtttatatgaaatccagCATGTTTATATAAAATCAGgccatgtttatatgaaatctgcACTTGTTTACGCGAATTTCGTTCAGTTGGTTTGAGttgttgtgaaaatgtatgcggCTAGCGTTGGATGGCTGCCTTCCGCATCCATGTCCGTGGACTGGTTCCCCCTGTTCGCGGACGGATGCGGGAGGTTTTTGCaggttgccgttggagatgccctaacgcCCTAGTTTGAAGACGCCATATCAGCCCGTTGGCGTACCACATGTGTTAGTTTGAATGCGAGGTGAGCGTGGAAAATTCTTGGCAAATGTACAATGTCTGTGATTTAGGATGATTTTCCGAATTTGAGGGATTGGCCCTCAACGACAAAACATTTCTCAATAGCATGATTGGTGATTCCACCATTTCTCAATAGCATGATTGGTGATTCCAAGACAAATTGTGTCTATCTCGAGGGTGCATCGTTTTTGCTTTTTATCGTGAGTTCGTGCAGGATACGAAATTTGATCAATTCGAGGATCCGGCTCGTTAGAGAAGGAAGCAGTTTGAGGATTAAACTTTAAGCCCTTTGAGGATATTGTGCTCGTCTCCGCATGGGAAGATAATTCTCTTCAAGTGGTCGCCGATAAAGATCCATCAGTCGTGAAGTATTGGAAGCGCATTGTAGAGCGTTTCGAACACGATCTTGGTTGGAGAACGAATTGTAGCCTCAATTCTATCACAAACCAATGGGGTACAGTTGAAAAGATTTGCAGCTGTTGGGTAGGTTGTTTGGAGCAAGTGAAGCATGTTCCTCCTAACGGTGTCACCATTGACCATGTAAGTAATCTTAATATTTTTTCATTGCCACATTTGCATTACTTTGAGCATTCTTATCATTTTGATCATTGTTTTGTTTTAGGAAAGCATAGCCCAAGAGCAGTGCTGGCAAATGCCCAAGTCGAAGGGCAAACCGTTTggccacactacaaaaaaaaagacacatccgtgacattttgggccaaacaattttttttctgtcatgcttatgacacttctatgacgataattgtgacaaaacccggtatcatcatagatgtggtggcctcctacttctatgacaaaaatcatgacagaaaatgagATTTTCGTTCTGGGAGAGCCGGAGatgcacctgcatgacattctttgggccgtccatgacggaaaaaatcatggtagaagcgagggcgaggaaatttttggggagttcccggttacggtgggtggtcggggccgagcgatgcacggaggtttgcgtgtttctctcgtacacgtacacacgtgtgtgcgaggcgttgcgctctaactgaacccgagcgattgcactagctacgttactgaaccccgatcgatcccttgctattagctgaacccgagtgattccttcgccgctgctgctaactgaagccgatcgaaactgcctcttgatgaacaattcctggtgggggttggatgaacatttcccggtgggggttggatgaatatttcccggtgggggttggatgaacaggatcccgtggtagtagaggccgttgccgctggatgaacaggaccccgatcgaggaggtggggttggatgaacagtagccggtggagggacctcgtggagggctggttgaacaggaccccgtggagggctggttgaacaggagccggtggaggctggatgaacaggaccccatggggggctggatgaacaggaccctatggatgaacagtagcttgtgggggctggaggaagtcgacggtggatgaacagtagcaggtggaggctggaggaagtcgacggagGATGAACactagcccgtggagtcccgttttgcggtacgccacacccctcccgatgaacaggaccccgtttcgaccgtaggcactccaacacaagtccgtttcctccgttttgcggtacgccagacccctcccggtcaacaggaccctgtttcgaccataggcgctccaacacaagactatttcttccgttttgcggtacgccagacccttcccgatgaacagggcCCCGTTTCGACCATACGCGGTCGAACAAAaggcccgtttcctccgttctgcagtacgccagacctcatttcggctgttccatccaaacccgttgcctcccgatgaacacgacgcattccattgcctccccatgaacacgacgcagtttctccgttccgagtCAGCCGGTTGGCTTCTGATGAACAGGATGCCGTCGCTGCTCTCCGCTgccctctccatgtacacgagccctggatGTACGTATGCATGAGTACgtgtttgagaccccgcccgtatgtacgtacatggccgtatgtTTTGGCATCTGGCTGCACATACGTGTACACGGTTTTGACTGGACTGCCTGAACTGCTACCGCTCCTTACTCGACCATGGTTCATCGtggcagacagaccgatcgactgGTATGTACAcagacaacactacgtacgcttcgaccgggtgggtcccaggtgtcagggggaagaatcatttttttgcccgtaataaggatgcacttccttgcatgcgaagatgtagctggtgggtcctagctgtcagggggagaaaacattatttttagggtaaaaaggatgcagttgcatgcatgcatccatgggtgtggtgcgtctccactatcagcctctccacgtacagtcatctttcgatgactctcgtttgttgaccacgttgaccacatcCCGCACGAAGCCGGTGGACGACGGGGAGGCTCCAGACTGGAACACCCTGGAgatggggaagacacggcagtggagtcgcagaagGAGAGGAGTGgaaaacttgactggttcgggtgcagggtgggcctacactcggcagagaataacaggaggtgcagaggagtggagggatggccaggccgtcggcggggtagcgttttgCCGCGAGGCGCACAAAATAgcgccgctggacgccggaggctggagcaggcggtcccggcagcgctgggggaagaagacgagagattgaagaagaacgccagtcgttggatgtaaatccaacgcctagCTTAGGCTTCGACCTTTGTATTTATATTTTTTGTGAAagtgcttaggcttcgacctactggcccacatgtcagccagtccatttggttttttagtccatttggtgggctgggtgaaacaatgatgtagcatctatgcggCCCGTTTATAtattatggtagaatttaaagcccatttgcatttttcttgAAATCCgtggacttgctgggctgggtgaaaaattcatgttgggctggacggagaaatgttataaaaacataaacacatgattgcacgtctattactgcattggtcagtaaaatctttgcaaacttatgtacgcaatcactaggagttaactagccaagttatatataaacaattattattattattttgtaagaacttttgatttatgaaataaaatatcattttaatttgatgagttaataggacgtggggtattattattttttaggctagacgtgggacagttgagttggttctaggaaaagtactgggagaaaacttagattacatcgaaaaagaaagtgggagaaaattcagatataggattaatgaaaatgaaaaataaaggaagtgggaaggtctataaaatggttggacgaacgacaggtttaacggaaccttatgttgtttctattatatatatgtaataaaataagatataaatatatatatatatactattatagaagggaaaacataggttcagttttgcattcttatagaaaaatacaACTGAGCcgtgcgtcgtcttgaaaaaacaaacataacttgggctgctgatgttatagacaagctaggatgggaggcccagaggccgcttgatacctgtTGGATCCAAAAAAagttgaaacatgtcgtgggctgcccatgttaaacaacaaaacctaggccatggacctggtgggcccggggctgttagcctctcgatgaacagtcgtctcccgattcctcttgttttgctggccatgttgggaacgacagacggcggcgccgcggcgagagcaccaaggtggagGATGACGTCGAGACCTCGGACTGAACGAACTAgagcgggggaagacgcaggcggaggggagtacgagggttgacttgttcgggtgcagggtgggccggtggagctgccgccgtcggacaatgtgtgggagtagagggatggcctggccaatgccataggctatgatgggtCACCGAGGCGTGCGCGGCAGCGCCACCAGCCGCTatataggaagaggacgaaagattgaacaaaataaagaaatacaaatggataggtggttggtcccagatgtctgtgtacgagacctgccgggtccacctgagaaggggaatatgttgggaggaaggagattcaaagcacggcaaccgagtgaactagttacatacataagcaaatagccactaaaaaaagcaaacaggttaatgggttcttagaagaaatattt
The sequence above is a segment of the Aegilops tauschii subsp. strangulata cultivar AL8/78 chromosome 6, Aet v6.0, whole genome shotgun sequence genome. Coding sequences within it:
- the LOC109741203 gene encoding uncharacterized protein isoform X1 produces the protein MTTTRPAATTEEEEMVMAASAAANAAPPDADDREQQKKARARNKKKKKKRRRAPSEEELAALRSVLLWARRGEAGDDDAADCGGHLLPAGRRRPRVAVELHAHSARSDGSLSPAALVERAHRNGVKVLALTDHDTMAGVAEAMETAKEFSIRIIPAVEISAVYSPSNGSGANEPVHVLAYFGSWGPAKSQELEKVLSSIREGRYTRAKEMLSKLRSLGMALNFEDVSNIAGNGVAPGRVHVARAMVEAGYVDNLRQAFSRYLYDGGPAYAIGSEPAGESVVQLICRTGGIAVLAHPWALKNPAPVIKDLKAAGLHAIEVYRSDGKLSGLSDLADTYELLKLGGSDYHGRDDKEEPDIGSVDLPVLAFFRFLEAAQPIWCNAIKEIFANTTERTGLNGPKECHRTSSVDDLCNMCLSSPELEETDDSEVEVLRTEFADIILSNRSCKTLTEQRAEITSLLH
- the LOC109741203 gene encoding uncharacterized protein isoform X2, giving the protein MTTTRPAATTEEEEMVMAASAAANAAPPDADDREQQKKARARNKKKKKKRRRAPSEEELAALRSVLLWARRGEAGDDDAADCGGHLLPAGRRRPRVAVELHAHSARSDGSLSPAALVERAHRNGVKVLALTDHDTMAGVAEAMETAKEFSIRIIPAVEISAVYSPSWGPAKSQELEKVLSSIREGRYTRAKEMLSKLRSLGMALNFEDVSNIAGNGVAPGRVHVARAMVEAGYVDNLRQAFSRYLYDGGPAYAIGSEPAGESVVQLICRTGGIAVLAHPWALKNPAPVIKDLKAAGLHAIEVYRSDGKLSGLSDLADTYELLKLGGSDYHGRDDKEEPDIGSVDLPVLAFFRFLEAAQPIWCNAIKEIFANTTERTGLNGPKECHRTSSVDDLCNMCLSSPELEETDDSEVEVLRTEFADIILSNRSCKTLTEQRAEITSLLH